TGCAACGAATAGATTTGGACAACAACAACATATTCGTTATATTGTCAATGTGACATAAATCAAATCGAATATATTCAAcctgagatagagagacagacagacgggcagatcGGCAGATAGCTTTGCTACGCCCAGTTAGATGTCAATACGATATGAACCTCCGAACTGGATTTCCCCCAGCTGCAAGAAAGCGTTTATGAAAATGTGTAACGTAATTAAAAAACCTATCGAAGCACTTACCGCTTTGGAGATTTGTTCAGTGCTTAGTGATGATGGTATCGGACAGTGGGAAGCGTTACCATCCCAAACGGCATGCTGCTTGCTGTGTTTGTCTGATCTCTTATTTCCGAGGCTCtactcagtctcctctccagctcTCCTCCTCCGGAACGACGCAGTCTACAACAGCCATACCTGGCACGCCGCTTTCTCGGTGACCTATAGCTGCAGTCATTGGCGGATGCATCCATCGCGGGGAGGGAAGTTTTTCAACACTCCTCATGTAAACATCACGTTTGCACTGTAATTATTCTGCCTATTAGATAGTTGTGGTATTGGCCCTATATCTGCTTTCAGATTTAATGAAATGCAGGCTATCAATTGGATAAATATTTTATTTGTAGCCTTATTGAATATGCTAATTTAATAGGCTCTAacagggtataatataatataatagccTATACAATACTGTACTAGAAAGTTCAAGAAGATGGACAACTCAAGGTCAGGGTTATTTTAGAAAAATTCATGCAATGATTTATTAGATTAGCCTCCAATTGAACTCCTATTACAACATGATTCAAATATATTCTGTCACTAATATAGTTTTCCAAAAAGTATTCAGTCTCATTCACCCCAGGCTATCCAAtatgttgagcgtgaaaaacccagcagcgttgcagttcttgagacAAACCGGTGAGCcgggcacctactaccatacccctttcaaaggcacttaaatctttagtcttgcccattcaccctctgaatgtcacacatacgcaatccatgtctcaattgtcacaaggcttaaaaatccatatttatcttgtctcctccccttcatctacactgatttaagtggatttaacaagtgacatcagtaagggatcatatctttcacctggattcacctggtcagtctatgtcatggaaagagctggtGTTCTTAAAGTTTTGTCCACTCTGTGTAGAATACGATGACTAAATTGACTGGCTCATGAAGGATTCTttgtctttgtgtttgtctctGGGTCTTACTCAGTGGCTCCCAGTCCACATAGTTTACATTTGGTTTATTGTGGACATCCTTCAAAAACTGGATTGTAATGTACAAGTAATATGTTGTATTTGTAATGACTGTGGTTATGTCacaaatagcacactattccctatagtaaTGCAATACATAgggcccatggggctctggtcaaagaaGCAGACTATATGGGAATAGGGAGCCCTGTGAGACACATATGACCCTATATAGACAGATTCATCCATCCTGTGATGAGGACAGATGGTGAAATCCTTAATTCTCAGACTGATGGACTGTCGTCAGTTGTATTGGTCAAAATGATCAGTCCGATCCAGACTCAGTATCCAGATTATCCATTGGTCAGCTCCATAGAACACAGGaggtcattatgaatggttctaAGGGACTGTATTTCATTCCAGAAAATTGTTCCCTCTCTTCTGGCCTTGTTCCCTTCCCTATGTTGACATGAGACATCTGGGTACATTGGGCGCATCAGCTATAGCTTCCACCATATTGCTTTGACCTATCCAGTCCCGTCCTATTGGCTCAGTGAAGAACATTGAACAAGGACAGACTGAAGGAAACTACCTTTAGGAATgaacaaaaaaaactaaaaccCATCTCAGTCCACCAGAGGCATCGAGACAGGACAAATGATGAGCGGCGCCTCGTTCCTGCCAGACTTGTTGGTGCAAGGGCTGAAGAAGGGATGAATGACATCCGAGAAGCTGTCGGTGAATGTATAGATGAGCATCTTAGCGTCCACGTTATAGAACGACACCTGTCCCTTATCACAGTCTACGTAGATCCCTATACGGTTGGGTTTGTGGTTGAGGCCCAGCGCTGTCGACGGTTCCGTTCGGAACGCGTAGTCGTTCTTATCCCGGAGACTCAGGAACCAGTAGCCGTGGGCGGGGCTTACTATGATCTTCCCTTTCCTGTTGATGGAGTGGCTAGCCACGCCCAGGTCCCAGTCCGTCTTCCCACCCACCTCCACCTACGAATACAAATCACCCAAAATCATAatcaatacactacaatacaacatcatgCTATACAACAACACTGGAAGGCGAGCACATGTATATTCACATCATCCCTGGCATACAGTCCCTCCATCTATCAGGCCCCATTATGAGCCACTGTTCTTCAGCCTGATGGCTGTTGGAATGAAACCAGCCCTGCTTCTGTTCTCACCTCCCAGTAATGGCGTCCTGAAGAGAAGGCCTGGCGCCCGAGGACGCAGACCACACGGTCAAAGCGCTCAGGGCCGTCCGCCACGGGCTGGTAGCGGTCCCAGCAGCGCACCTGCTTGCCGTCGTCGGAGATGAGCAGGCGTGGGTGGGCGGTGAGGGGGTCCAGGGTTATGtccactgagagggagaggaggggagagggtgaggtagaaggggagggggggggcagaaagagagacatacagagggagagaatgagtgggggagagaaagagagaacagaggcagagagaaagagggagaaaaagtCATCAATCACCAATCAAGAGTTCAATCAGCAGTTTTGTGTCTATAACTAGCAATGATGTGCTTGACACATGAacacagacaacatgatacaggaAGAAGGAAGTACATACCTGCATATTCCTGCACTCTCCtcacctctggagagagagagagagagagagagagagagagaggtgttaaaCCATCTAACCCCTGATCAAATACTGTATGTATTATCACATGACTAGGACTTTGAGTTAATAAATGATTCAAAGCCTTACTAGGTTTTGGATTTCTTCCCACTGACTGGTCTGGTTGAGGTTGAGAAAGCCAATCTGGCCAAACAAAAGATAATACATGGAATAaaacaacgggtgggtctaatcctaaatgctgattggttaaaatcgcattccagccggtgtctattccacaaggcTACATCTataatgcctatttactctgttccatctgactgcgcagtCCACTCTCTCATCAGTCCAGGCAGGGAAGTTatgaacttgatctccactataaaaagcatctagacattatctcacatttcttttagactaaaatttagttttcaacagctgagatttgtataaacctgtctgtctctccgacatgttcaacattgtttcaatattcaaattggatctccagctgtcccatggTAATGAACGTGTTGGGAGTCGGGATGAATCAGCTGGCATTAGGTATACAGTATAgcaagaaatgtcaattgaaaaaaggtaaAACGAgacgaagtgcagctagtttgcagtctttccagcttcaatttgaagtgattgtgttagctgtgttgttggctagctcctctgaacaacaacGTCCTGATGAGATAGAACATGTTCTACGCCAGTCGGAAtcgtgcctcattagctcattgttgtggatgtatccaaataaatgtcactagaaaacagtttAAACTAATGCTAATGCAGCTACTGTTGATATTCTGGCTGcagtgtttgacgtgactgtaagttagccatagttggcaagctagcaagcaagggataagaagtttccagccagtatggcaatggaacatttagaatgaacgaCTGGATCGCATTCATAGATACAGAACTGAACGACTGGTTCGCGTCTCTGGTAACCGAACGAGAatgaacgaccagccggcttgggtagcaaccctagatctGTGTCGgcctatatcttgtggaaggatgaaatagtttGAATACATTCATCAAGATAACgcttttaatgaaaatatgtcaatcgttatttgaatatgttagtaacccgttgtataaaagtgacgatgccctcgaagccggtgtttggaggatatatttgtctcgggcctaacaacacctgtgccaatttatcctccaaacaccccATCTCGGTCATTATCACTTAATTAGACACTTTATGTATCATTGGTAACTGACACATATGGaatgggcctgtgtgtgtgaaaGAAACAGGAACTAATCCAAACCTGGACTATCTCTTCCTACAGAGTgttctggtggaggtggagaacaCAAACCTGGACTATCTCTTCCTACAGAGTgttctggtggaggtggagaacaCAAACCTGGACTATCTCTTCCTACAGAGTgttctggtggaggtggagaacaCAAACCTGGACTATCTCTTCCTACAGAGTgttctggtggaggtggagaacgCAAACCTGGCAAAACAATATCATGTAATCAAATACAGTGTTATTTTTAGAAACAAATGGAAAGGGATGAGTGTGACAGAAGCAGCCGTGAATTAAATAAAATCTTACTTGGACTACTTCTTCCCAGGGACTGGTCTGGTTCAGAAGGTAAATCTGGCCAAACAAATTAGAATACAGGAAATCAATTACTGTATGAATTATTAGACATATGTTGGGTCTGTGAGTGTGACAGAGACATGAATGTTATCTTGGACTTACTTGGACTATTTCTTCCGACAGCATAGTTTGGTTGAGAAAGCAAACCTGGCCAAACAAAAGAGAATCCATCAAATCAATACCGTATAGATTATTAGACACACAGAATGGGAGGAGCTGGGACTTTGAGTGTGACACAGGCATGAATGAAAATCATACTTGGACTACATCTTCCCACAGATTGGTCTGGTTGAGGTTGAGGACGCAACCCTGGCCAAACATAAGATAATGCATTAATCAATATCAGACACACATTAGATCATAATTAACATTAAAAGATACAGACGGGATGGTACTTTGAGCGTGTAAACCTTACTTGGAATATATCTCCCCACGGATTGGTCTGTTTGAGGTTGAGGACGCAGACCTGGCCAACAAAAGACAATGCagtgtatgggtctataggttcTCAACTGGTTTTGCCTTGGGACCCCAAATTAACCAGGTTGTCTCAGTCACGACACAATATTTGCATTGGGAAAAATAATCTGCAAAATATAATCTGAAAAACGATTTTTAATTCTGTATTGATTTTAAATATAGCAATTATATGACAAGGGAACAACATTCCCACCTCTTTCATTGTCAATAAATACATTTTGCCCATATTCCTGATGAAGATTGTTAATAAACTCACCGGTTTGAGACAATAAAATCATCCAAAATAGTGCTGCTAATAGCTTTATATTGAAAATACTGTGATTGAAGACTAATTGTTCAGAgattaaattatttaaaaaaacatgtaaatTCATTATCATTTATTCACACTCTCTACCTGGTTTAAATTGTTTAAGTTCAGACTGGagtatttttttattaaatgttttatttattttactgacACACACAACCCATTCAAAACCACTTGCGACCTAAATTTGGGTCACGACCCACCAGTTGAGAATTGATGGTCTACATCATCCTCTACATATTGTATTGTAGCCTAGTCGTGTTCATAAAGTAAAGTTAGACCGTCTCAACATTACAGTATTGTAGCCTATTAGTGTTCATGAAGGTAAGTTAGACAGTCTCAACACTACAGTATTGTAGCCTATTAGTGTTCATGAAGTAAAAATAGACAGTCACAACACTACAGTATTGTAGCCTATTAGTGTTCATGAAGGTAAGTTAGACAGTCACAACACTACAGTATTGCAGCCTATTAGTGTTCATGAAGGTAAGTTAGACAGTCACAACACTACAGTATTGTAGCCTAGTAGTGCTCATAAAGTGAAATTAGACAGTCACAACACTACAGTATTGTAGCCTATTAGTGTTCATGAAGGTAAGTTAGACAGTCACAACACTACAGTATTGTAGCCTAGTAGTGTTCATGAAGGTAAGTTAGACAGTCACAACACTACAGTATTGTAGCCTAGTAGTGTTCATGAAGGTAAGTTAGACAGTCTCAACACTACAGTATTGTAGCCTATTAGTGTTCATGAAGGTAAGTTAGACAGTCTCAACACTACAGTATTGTAGCCTAGTAGTGTTCATGAAGGTAAGTTAGACAGTCACAACACTACAGTATTGTAGCCTAGTAGTGCTCATGAAGGTAAGTTAGACAGTCACAACACTACAGTATTGTAGTATTAGTGTTCATGAAGTAGTGACAGTCTCAACACTCAGTATAAGTCGTGTTCATAAAATTAGACAGTCTCAACACTACAGTATTGTAGCCTAGTAGTGCTCATGAAGGTAAGTTAGACAGTCACAACACTACAGTATTGTAGCCTAGTAGTGCTCATGAAGGTAAGTTAGACAGTCACAACACTACAGTATTGTAGCCTAGTAGTGCTCATAAAGTAAAATTAGACAGTCACAACACTACAGTATTGTAGCCTAGTAGTGCTCATAAAGTAAAATTAGACAGTCTCAACACTACAGTATTGTAGCCTAGTAGTGCTCATAAAGTAAAATTAGACCGTCTCAACACTACAGTATTGTAGCCTAGTAGTGTTCATAAAGTAAAATTAGACCGTCTCAACACTACAGTATTAGCCTAGTAGTGCTCATAAAGTTAAATTAGACCGTCTCAACACTACAGTATTGGTGATATTCTCTGTTTGTCACTTGCAACAACCCAGCGAGCAAAAGTGGTAAAATCTTGTCGTAatttcaaccagttttgcccACTTTGAAACTGATAGTACTCATAGATAGAATGTAGAGGAGTTCTACAACGGTCAGCCATAACTCACAGATCTCCGGCAGTCTCTTGAGCTCCTCCCGAAACCGCTCCACCATTTGATTGACAGTCAGAAGCACCGCCCCTGAGGTGAGGTCAGAGGTAACAACAGCATCCGACCAATCCCTGGTCTGAGGCGGCGTGGAGAATGTCTGAGAAGAGGAATAAAGAGAATGGAGGAATAAATGAATTAGAAAAAACAAGTAGCAAGATCATTTTAAATGAAGAGAATGGAAAGGAAAAGTACCTCTTACATAAAAAACGTTTTTAAAAAGGTAGAAATTGTTGAAAAGGATGAATAATGAGAAAAAGCTGTGATGAACAGAGAGTCTCTAACCTTGAAGAAAAGTACGTAGTCGTCAGACTGGGCTAGCTGGGTGAGGGTGGCGCTTCTCTTCCTCAGCTCAGAGATCTCCTATGATAGGAAAGAAAAGACAAGAAATACTTTAGTACTAATAATCCCAGAGGGAATTGGTTTGTCAACCATTGCAGCAACACAGTCACAAAGACAACAATCACCAATATCAGTAGCTTAAAAAGATAGCAGcatgaatttattttattgatCACCTACTGAAGATGTAAATGAGCTGTTTAGCGGCGTGACAAATCTAGTACAATGCATCACATTTCGTGAGATTTAAGTTTTGATGAAATATTCTCTGAAATAAACCATTATCTCTGAAATAAACCATTATTGTCCTCTTGATGAAATAAACCATTCTCTCTGAAATAAACCATTCACTCAAATAAAATGAATGAATAAAAAGAGACCTGCTCTAGGTCTCTGATGAGGGTCTGTCCTCGGTGCTGTGCAGCCCGCTGTGACATCTCTATCACCTCCAACAGCTCTGCCTGGCTCCTCTCCACAGAGCTCACCAGGGCAGAGAACACATGCATGCTGCCTGCTGTCTCATGCTCTGCACACAcctgggaagagaaggagagggatgatgaggggcagggatagaggggagagagagggatgatgacaaagaggggagggagagagaaagggagagagagagagggatgatgaggggcagggagagagggagagagatatggatgatgaggggcagggagagagggaggaaagacagaggggagggagagagagagggatagaaagggagagatggagagagggagagatagagggatgatgaggggcagggagagagggagagagagagggatgatgaggggcagggagagagagaaagagagagcgatgatgaggggcagggagagaggatggatagacaaagaggggagggagagagagagagataattaaaTGCACAGtacgctctgtgtgtgtgggtactatgtctgtgtgtgtgtttgttctgtgtgtgtgttctgtgtatgtgttctctgtgtgtgtactgtgtctgtgtgtgttctgtgtgtgtatgttctgtgtgtacagtgtgctgtgtctgtgtgtgtgtactgtgtctgtatgtgtgttctgtatgtgtgtactgtgactgtgtgtgtgtactgtgtctgtatgtgtgttatgtatgtgtgtactgtgtactgtgtctctgtgtgtgtactgtgtctgtgtgtgttctgtgtactgcgtctgtgtgttctgtgttctgtgtctgtgtgtgtgtactgtgtctgtgtgtgtgtgttctgtaggtgtgtactgtgtctgtgtctttgtgtgtgtactgtgtctgtatgtgtgttctgtatgtgtgtactgtgactgtgtgtgttctgtgtctgtgtgtgtgttctgtgtgtgtgtactgtgtactgtgtctgtgttctgcgtgtgtttactgtgtctgtatgtgtgttatgtatgtgtgtactgtgtactgtgtctctgtttgtgtactgtgtctctgtgtgtgtactgtgtctctgtgtgtgtgtactgtgtctgtgtgtgttctgtgtactgcgtctgtgtgtttgtgtactgtgtctgtgtgtgtgttctgtaggtgtgtactgtgtctgtttgtgtgttctgtgtgtgtgtgttctgtgtgtacagtgtgctgtgtctgtgtgtgtgttctgtgtctttgtatgtgtactgtgtctgtatgtgtgttctgtatgtgtgtactgtgactgtgtgtgtgttctgtgtctgtgtgtgtgttctgtgtctgtatgtgtgtactgtgtctgtatgtgtgttctgtatgtgtgtactgtgactgtgtgtgtgtgctgtgtctgtgtgtgtgttctgtatgtgtgtactgtgtactgtgtctctgtttGATTTCCAACTGAGACTGCATGTGAAACAGTactgtgtctctgtttgtgtaCTGTGTTGTTATTCCTGTATGTACATGTGTACTGTGACTGTGCATGTGTTCACGTGTGTTTACTGTTCAAACGTGTGTTCTGTATGTgtatactgtgtctgtgtgctgtgttcagtgtactgtgtactggtgtactgtgtctgtgtgtgtgtctcatgtgTCTGTGtccacctctgtccctctccctaccttcttgtgtgtgttctgtgtgtactgtgtctgtgtgtgtgtactgtgtctgtgtgtgtgttctgtgtgtgtgttctgtgtgtgtgtactgtctgtgtgtgtgtattgtgtgcgtgtactgtgtgtgtgtgtctgtgtgtgtgtgtgttctctgtgtgtgtactgtctgtgtgtgtgtactgtgtgcgtgtactgtgtgtgtgtgtctgtgtgtgtgtgtgtgtgttccagacacCCACCTGTATGTTCTCCAGTGATGTCCTGATGTCCTCCaccttcttttctctctgtgtgaTCATGTCCCTCAGCTCTGCCTCTGTGATTTCCAACTGAGACTGTATATAGAAACAGACCGGAGTCAACATACTGCAATGTACTTATTCCTTATTCCtagtatgtacatatctacctctaactCGAAGCATGTGATTAACACAATTTGAAAAATGTTTCAAACACCCAGGCTCTTTAGTGTAGAGTTGATTAAACTGACTATATAGCTTTGGTTAATACAGTATGTTTACATTTCTACAGTAGTAGCATTGCAATTGGAGTACCCTACATCTCCATCAGAATTTGTTCACACACCTCTGCTcctccacctctgtccctctccctaccTTCTTAATGAGCCACTCTCTCTTGGCTGGTATGACCTGGTGTCCATGGTGCTCTCCCTCCATGCACACGGCACACCCACACGTCTGGTCCGTCCGGCAGAAGAACTCCAGCCCCCTCTGGTGTTCAGGACAGAGCGGCGCGTCGGAGGAGGAATCAGCCGGCCCGCTCAGGGTGTATCTGCGTGGGACAACAGGAGGGGCCGGGGGCGAGAGGGCGGTGGTGTTGGAGGAGAAGGGTGAGGGCGGGTGGGGGTGGAGGACGGGCGGAGGGGTTCTGGAGTTCGAAGGTCGTTGGAACCTGGTCTTCATCTCCAACAACAAATCCCCAGGCATCACACCCATCCCTGGGGGTCTTGGAGGGACCGGAGGACGCTCAACCCCGTATGACACCCCCTCATTTCCACCGCCACCCCAACCTTGACTCTCAATCCCTCCTTCAAACACCATGGCCCCCCGGTCCAATCCGTCCGCCATCTTCTTAAACTGCTCGGTGATCTCCTTCAGGGTGCGGTTGATGTGAAGTTCTGGCCTCTTCCTGAAGCTCTCCTTACACAGCGGGCACACACAcgtcttccctcctcctccttcaacaACAAGTTGCAGTTCATTTCATTCATTCACATGGCGGAAAACAATTGATCTCTGAAAGGGGATGTGATGAAATAGGCCTACTAATAGAAAACCAGCAATAAGGTTGCATGGATGTAAGTTGTTGCATGTATTGGGCTCATGTACATACAAACAAATTTCTATTTATATTTCAggtaaatacagtatatagacctatgtaaacatttatatttcaggtaatatacagtatataggcctatgtaaacatttatatttcaggtagtgtacagtatataggcctatGTAAACATTTTATGTTTCAGGTAATTACAGTATATAGGCCTATGTACATTTATATTTcaggtaatatacagtatataggcctatgtaaacatttatatttcaggtaatatacagtatataggcctaTGTACATTTATGTTTCaggtaatgtacagtatatagacctatgtaaacatttatatttcaggtagtatacagtatataggcctaTGTACATTTATGTTTCAGGTAATTACAGTATATAGACCTATGTAAACATTTATATTTCaggtaatgtacagtatatacagtatataggcctaTGTAAACATTTATATTTCAGGTAGTCTACCGTATATACAAAGCCACAATACATATATCCTATGTAAACATTTATATTTCAGGTAGACAGTAGCTGTGACCACAGGTGTGGAGTACTATAGGTTGTAAACATGAATATTTCAGGTAGATAGTATACAGATGTAAACATTTATATTTCAGGTAATGAGAAGCCTATGTAAACATTTATATTTCAGGTAGTACAGAGCCTATTAAACTTTAATTTGGTAGTCTACCGTATATACAAAGCCACAATACATACCATCCCAGTAGGTGGAGATGCAGTCCAGACAGTAGCTGTGACCACAGGGTGTGGAGACTGGTCTGTGAACACATCCAGGCAGATAGAACAGATGAACTGATCCTCAGAGAGGAAGCCAGACCCGGAGAGAGCCATTCTGGGGAAAATGGTAGAGCTAGTGGTCTGGACCTCTGCTGGGGAGATGGTAGGGCTGGCTGGTAGGGCTACTGGTCTGGAGCTCTGCTGGGGAGATGGTAGGGCTGGCTGGTAGGGCTACTGGTCTGGACCTCTGCTGGGGAGATGGTAGGGCTGGCTGGTAGGGCTACTGGTCTGGAGCTCTGCTGGGGAGATGGTAGGGCTGGCTGGTAGGGCTACTGGTCTGGACCTCTGCTGGGGAGACGGTAGGGCTGGCTGGTAGGGCTACTGGTCTGGACCTCTGCTGGGGAGACGGTAGGGCTGGCTGGTAGGGCTACTGGTCTGGAGCTCTGCTGGGGAGATGGTAGGGCTGGCTGGTAGGGCTACTGGTCTGGACCTCTGCTGGGGAGACGGTAGGGCTGGCTGGTAGGGCTACTGGTCTGGACCTCTGCTGGGGAGACGGTAGGGCTGGCTGGTAGGGCTACTGGTCTGGACCTCTGCAGGGGAGACGGTAGGGCTGGCTGGTAGGGCTACTGGTCTGGAGCTCTGCAGCTAGGGGGCAACAGAACACAAGTGTTAGGTGTCATTAAAAAGTTTGTTGAGAAGAATCTGCCCAGCCCAGAGGGAGcctggctggggctgggactgggactggggctgggactggggctggaggctggggctgaggctgaggctgaggctggggccggtgagacggtgagacgctAGGGCTGGCTGGTAGGGCTACTTATCTGGATCTCTGCAGCTAGGGGACAGGAGCTCCCAGGTATTAGGTGGATTGAGAGTGTGTGTAAATGTCCCTTTTGTTTAGGTAATGTCTGTCAgcactgtattacacacacacacacacacacacacacacacacacacacacacacacacacacacacacacacacacacacacacacacacacacacacacacacacacacacacacacacacacacacacacacacacacacacacacagattgtgtCCTCCACAGAGGAACATTTGTCTCAGTCAAGCATGGCTGCCTGTGAGATAATGTAGAGGAATGTGGTCTGTGCACTCTGACTGATGTTTACCCTAGTTAGCTCACACAGTAGGCCTGTATCTGTCACATCAGACAGGGGGTGGAATGAAGTAGGACCGGCAGCACAGAGGAGGCCTCAACCAGCGCTGATACTGTCGCCTATTGCAACATGGTAAACACAACCTGGTCTGGTTGGAGAAAACAAGGATCAATAGGCCTTCAGGCTGTTGTTAGGCCACAGGCTCTGCCAGACAGGAAACATCTTTAAACATGCACTAGAATTAGGCAATATGTTTACAACACAAAATAAGACTGCTAGTAATCCTCACTTGCTCGTTTGCACTCTGTCACCTCAACTGCTATTTGGGGCTCACACAATGTTACTTTCACAAATCACTACCTAGACTATGTCATTACCACACATGCTATGTCAAAACCAGCCACGCTATGTCATGACCACCCAGCCTATGTCATGACCACCCAGCCTAAGTCATGACCACCCAGCCTATGTCATGACCACCCAGCCTAAGTCATGACCACCCAG
This window of the Oncorhynchus masou masou isolate Uvic2021 unplaced genomic scaffold, UVic_Omas_1.1 unplaced_scaffold_2433, whole genome shotgun sequence genome carries:
- the btr01 gene encoding E3 ubiquitin/ISG15 ligase TRIM25, which encodes MALSGSGGFLSEDQFICSICLDVFTNPVSTPCGHSYCLDCISTYWDGGGGKTCVCPLCKESFRKRPELHINRTLKEITEQFKKMADGLDRGAMVFEGGIESQGWGGGGNEGVSYGVERPPVPPRPPGMGVMPGDLLLEMKTRFQRPSNSRTPPPVLHPHPPSPFSSNTTALSPPAPPVVPRRYTLSGPADSSSDAPLCPEHQRGLEFFCRTDQTCGCAVCMEGEHHGHQVIPAKREWLIKKSQLEITEAELRDMITQREKKVEDIRTSLENIQVCAEHETAGSMHVFSALVSSVERSQAELLEVIEMSQRAAQHRGQTLIRDLEQEISELRKRSATLTQLAQSDDYVLFFKTFSTPPQTRDWSDAVVTSDLTSGAVLLTVNQMVERFREELKRLPEICLRPQPQTDQSVGRYIPRLRPQPQPDQSVGRCSPSLLSQPNYAVGRNSPNLPSEPDQSLGRSSPSLRSPPPPEHSVGRDSPGLCSPPPPEHSVGRDSPGLCSPPPPEHSVGRDSPGLCSPPPPEHSVGRDSPDWLSQPQPDQSVGRNPKPKVRRVQEYAVDITLDPLTAHPRLLISDDGKQVRCWDRYQPVADGPERFDRVVCVLGRQAFSSGRHYWEVEVGGKTDWDLGVASHSINRKGKIIVSPAHGYWFLSLRDKNDYAFRTEPSTALGLNHKPNRIGIYVDCDKGQVSFYNVDAKMLIYTFTDSFSDVIHPFFSPCTNKSGRNEAPLIICPVSMPLVD